From Bacteroidota bacterium, the proteins below share one genomic window:
- a CDS encoding CPBP family intramembrane metalloprotease, translating into MKKTTCIIEVIIVFLLLKLFSMWLDYVLVKSGANSGWRTFLFGIQGIVIPLAIIALSKRKWSDYGFSFINKKQLIHYGFIGAMLMLLLGLGFGYLKSQGISTSGRTGSLILSSIASLMILLFVFFSRNKKQKKVGKKKIRIRVFYQMAILSVMVACPIIVAIIRGGDVTGIIAWDFYFLFMVGFGEEIKFRGYFQSRINEEYGHPWKFFGLSFGPGLIIVSLLFGLSHIAQFGVFNPFLGQYHLNPWMGLQATLGGFFYGIIREKSKSIISSGIAHGVPNVFGQVLAMALK; encoded by the coding sequence ATGAAAAAAACAACGTGCATTATCGAAGTTATCATTGTTTTCCTTTTATTGAAATTATTTTCAATGTGGTTAGACTATGTGCTTGTAAAATCGGGGGCTAACTCTGGTTGGAGAACTTTTCTTTTTGGTATTCAAGGTATTGTAATCCCTTTGGCAATAATTGCTTTATCGAAGAGGAAGTGGTCAGACTACGGTTTTTCTTTTATAAATAAAAAACAATTGATCCATTATGGTTTTATCGGAGCAATGCTCATGCTTTTATTGGGTCTTGGTTTTGGATACCTAAAGAGTCAGGGTATCAGTACAAGTGGAAGAACAGGGTCGCTGATTCTATCATCCATTGCCTCCTTAATGATTTTATTATTTGTGTTTTTTAGTAGAAATAAAAAGCAAAAAAAAGTGGGCAAGAAGAAAATAAGAATCAGGGTTTTTTATCAAATGGCTATTTTGTCGGTTATGGTAGCATGCCCCATAATTGTTGCAATTATCAGAGGAGGTGACGTGACTGGTATCATTGCCTGGGATTTCTATTTTCTGTTTATGGTAGGTTTTGGTGAAGAGATAAAGTTCAGGGGTTATTTTCAATCCCGAATTAACGAAGAATATGGCCATCCCTGGAAATTCTTCGGGCTTTCCTTTGGCCCGGGACTGATCATCGTTTCTTTATTGTTCGGACTTTCACATATTGCCCAGTTTGGGGTTTTTAATCCTTTTTTGGGGCAATATCACCTAAATCCATGGATGGGTTTACAGGCTACTTTAGGAGGTTTCTTTTACGGAATAATCCGTGAAAAAAGTAAAAGTATCATTTCCTCAGGAATTGCTCATGGTGTACCCAATGTTTTTGGTCAGGTATTAGCAATGGCATTAAAATAA
- a CDS encoding ABC transporter permease: MLKNYLKIAFRSLLKHKGYSFINIIGLSVGMACFILIYIYITDELSFDKYNVKAKLIYRVGSQFGSIEKKGAYTVPPLAQALLDDFPEIQHVTRLSLWNRNMLINFENKQFLEKGIIYADSSIFNVFTIPVILGGHQTALNQPYTVVITKDIAEKYFGNLNPIGKVLLMGISKDQYKVTGVVENCPKNSHFQFDLIISLSSSKTSRETSWGGSTYFTYIVLQENFPPSQLEDKFPEFIKKHLDPRLYNELNNNGDGYYGYFLQPLLDIHLNSEITDGLSKKGNKTYVYIFSFLALFILLIACVNFMNLTTATFANRSKEIGLRKAIGSSRSQLINQFLNESVLLSFVSLIFTILLIELALPVFNNFADKQLDLNYFGNLYIIPGLLSFVIVSGIISGSYPAFFLSSLNPIKALKGSFKKVKGGGLALRRGLVVLQFTISALIILCTFIIYQQLRFMYNSDLGFDKDNIVVIHRGFALGNQYENFRQDLLQHPEIINISNTETLPGRHFDNNSHRLEGSMESDYNSLYTIYADFDFADLMGLKIVEGRYFSRGFSKELNSVVINETAVKKLRLTNPIGARFYKGFGNAKDGEFVTIVGVVKDIKYSSLHHEIEPMVIRFLSESQGRFNYISVKIRPEKIQETLSLIERKWNESSKGQPFEYSFLDDDLSMQYNNEQKTEQLMIVFATLSILIAFLGLFGLISFSAQERTKEIGIRKVYGSSIMNIIYLLFRETVILVLFSNLLAGPIAYIVMNKWLQSFAYSKGINLQTFIYTLLLMLLIAVITVSNQAFKAARVNPINSLKYE; the protein is encoded by the coding sequence ATGTTAAAAAATTATCTCAAAATTGCTTTTAGAAGCTTATTAAAGCACAAAGGCTATTCATTTATTAATATTATTGGTTTGTCTGTGGGTATGGCATGTTTTATTTTGATTTATATTTATATTACAGACGAATTGAGCTTTGATAAATATAATGTGAAGGCCAAATTAATATATAGAGTAGGTTCACAGTTTGGATCTATTGAAAAGAAAGGCGCATATACCGTTCCTCCTCTGGCTCAAGCATTATTAGATGATTTTCCAGAGATTCAACATGTTACAAGGTTATCGCTTTGGAACCGGAATATGTTGATAAATTTTGAGAATAAACAATTCTTAGAAAAAGGGATTATTTATGCTGACTCTAGCATTTTTAATGTATTCACGATTCCTGTTATTTTAGGAGGTCATCAAACTGCACTTAATCAGCCATATACAGTAGTAATAACAAAAGATATTGCAGAAAAATATTTCGGCAATTTAAACCCAATAGGGAAGGTTCTATTAATGGGAATATCGAAAGATCAATACAAAGTCACTGGTGTTGTTGAGAACTGTCCGAAAAATTCCCATTTCCAGTTTGATTTGATTATTTCTCTTTCTTCAAGTAAAACAAGCCGTGAAACAAGCTGGGGAGGATCAACCTATTTTACTTACATTGTTTTGCAGGAAAATTTTCCACCATCGCAGCTTGAAGATAAATTTCCTGAATTTATTAAGAAACATTTGGATCCAAGATTATATAATGAATTAAATAATAATGGGGATGGTTATTACGGTTACTTTTTACAACCATTACTTGATATCCATCTCAATTCAGAGATAACAGATGGTTTAAGTAAAAAAGGCAACAAGACATACGTTTATATATTTTCATTTTTAGCTTTATTTATTTTACTAATTGCGTGTGTTAACTTCATGAATCTAACAACGGCAACATTTGCTAATCGGTCAAAAGAAATTGGGTTACGTAAAGCAATAGGATCAAGTAGGTCTCAATTAATAAATCAGTTTCTGAATGAATCTGTTTTATTAAGTTTTGTATCGCTAATATTCACAATATTATTAATAGAATTAGCTCTTCCGGTATTCAACAATTTTGCTGACAAACAACTTGATCTTAACTATTTCGGTAATCTATATATCATTCCTGGTCTATTATCTTTTGTAATTGTTTCCGGAATAATATCAGGTAGTTACCCTGCATTCTTTTTATCCTCATTGAATCCAATTAAAGCATTGAAAGGATCATTCAAAAAAGTCAAAGGAGGTGGATTAGCCTTGAGACGTGGACTGGTGGTCTTACAATTTACAATTTCTGCATTAATCATTTTATGCACCTTTATTATTTACCAGCAACTACGATTTATGTATAATTCTGATTTAGGATTTGATAAAGATAATATTGTAGTTATTCACAGAGGATTCGCACTGGGAAACCAGTATGAGAATTTTCGACAGGATTTATTGCAGCATCCTGAAATTATAAACATTTCAAATACTGAGACATTGCCAGGCAGGCACTTTGACAATAACAGTCATCGACTTGAAGGATCAATGGAATCAGATTACAACTCATTATATACTATTTATGCAGATTTTGATTTTGCCGATCTGATGGGGCTAAAAATTGTGGAGGGAAGATATTTTTCAAGAGGATTTTCAAAAGAACTGAATTCTGTTGTCATTAATGAAACTGCTGTTAAAAAGCTCAGATTGACAAATCCAATCGGTGCTAGGTTTTATAAAGGTTTTGGTAATGCGAAGGATGGTGAATTTGTAACTATTGTTGGGGTAGTGAAAGATATAAAATATTCCTCCTTACATCATGAAATTGAGCCAATGGTAATTCGTTTTTTATCAGAATCACAGGGTCGGTTTAATTATATTTCTGTAAAAATCCGTCCTGAAAAAATCCAGGAAACATTAAGTTTAATTGAACGCAAATGGAATGAATCATCGAAAGGTCAACCTTTTGAATATTCTTTTCTTGATGACGATCTTTCAATGCAATACAACAATGAACAAAAAACAGAACAACTAATGATTGTTTTTGCTACTCTTTCTATCTTGATTGCATTTCTGGGCTTATTCGGGCTTATTTCCTTTTCAGCACAAGAGCGTACAAAGGAAATTGGGATACGAAAAGTTTATGGTAGCAGTATTATGAATATTATATATTTACTTTTTAGGGAAACAGTTATTCTGGTTTTGTTTTCAAATTTACTTGCAGGACCAATAGCCTATATTGTGATGAATAAATGGCTTCAAAGTTTCGCCTACAGCAAAGGGATCAATTTACAGACTTTTATCTATACTTTATTATTAATGCTATTAATTGCTGTGATCACAGTGAGTAATCAAGCTTTTAAAGCAGCTCGAGTAAACCCTATCAATTCGCTAAAATATGAGTAA
- a CDS encoding tetratricopeptide repeat protein — protein MKTKNGLMLVLFLQIVMLPNLAFAQLSNELNWSIRSETIKQLSIMVNDLYVNPDIATKMSNQLIVNLQKGKYDSIDDFNQLGRVLTDDLFQIAHDRHLRTYYSPSRVAMIKKAHAEKGEDWIKDLLEDGRPVNYWFQNVKILPGNIGYLRLNRMERLDLAGETAISAMNFLSNSDFVIFDLRNITGGWPSTIQFLASYFYKETDNIILFEKHYRKDNEIVKYRSLPYLPGKRMDKVPLYILISSETFSAGEIFTYSLQKLGRAVVVGEKSNFGAHGTEGPRILNDYYVVDMPILKNISPVTKTSYEGIGVEPDIKTESKDALDKTIEIIFDKLIEENNDERFINGLGYSLLEDDQFPSAINVFIKNTILYPQSANTFDSLAEAYMIAGNKEQAIKNYEKSLELNPQNTNAVEQLKKLGVE, from the coding sequence ATGAAAACAAAAAATGGTCTTATGTTGGTGCTTTTTTTGCAGATAGTAATGCTGCCAAACTTGGCGTTCGCTCAATTAAGCAACGAATTAAATTGGTCAATACGGTCTGAAACAATTAAACAACTAAGCATAATGGTCAATGATCTTTATGTCAATCCGGATATTGCAACAAAAATGTCAAATCAACTAATTGTTAATTTGCAAAAGGGGAAATATGATTCGATCGATGATTTTAATCAATTAGGCAGGGTGCTTACCGATGATTTATTCCAAATTGCTCACGACCGTCATCTTCGAACGTATTATAGTCCTTCAAGAGTAGCAATGATTAAAAAAGCGCATGCCGAGAAAGGAGAGGATTGGATAAAAGATTTACTAGAAGATGGCAGGCCGGTCAATTATTGGTTTCAGAATGTTAAAATACTTCCGGGCAATATTGGTTATTTGCGATTGAATAGAATGGAACGATTAGATTTAGCAGGTGAGACTGCTATTTCGGCAATGAATTTTCTTTCAAATTCAGATTTCGTAATATTTGATTTGAGAAATATTACAGGAGGGTGGCCATCAACGATACAGTTTTTAGCGAGCTATTTTTATAAAGAAACCGATAATATTATTTTATTTGAAAAACATTATAGAAAAGACAATGAGATCGTTAAATATCGTTCGTTGCCTTATTTACCGGGTAAGCGAATGGATAAAGTTCCACTTTATATACTGATTAGTTCAGAAACCTTTTCCGCCGGAGAAATTTTTACCTATAGTTTACAAAAACTTGGGAGGGCAGTAGTTGTTGGGGAAAAATCAAATTTTGGAGCTCATGGAACGGAAGGTCCAAGAATATTAAATGATTATTATGTGGTTGATATGCCAATATTGAAGAATATCAGTCCGGTTACAAAAACCAGTTATGAAGGTATTGGAGTCGAACCCGACATCAAAACAGAAAGTAAAGATGCACTCGATAAAACAATTGAAATTATTTTTGATAAACTAATTGAGGAGAACAACGACGAGCGATTCATAAACGGTTTAGGATATTCACTTCTTGAAGACGATCAATTCCCATCTGCGATCAATGTATTTATAAAGAATACAATTTTGTATCCGCAATCTGCAAATACTTTTGATAGCCTTGCCGAAGCCTACATGATTGCAGGCAACAAAGAACAGGCAATTAAAAACTACGAAAAATCGTTGGAGTTAAACCCACAAAACACCAATGCGGTGGAGCAATTGAAAAAGTTGGGAGTAGAGTAA